One genomic region from Rosa rugosa chromosome 1, drRosRugo1.1, whole genome shotgun sequence encodes:
- the LOC133734684 gene encoding uncharacterized protein LOC133734684, translating into MAVASMSFNLVGAFRGMALSSSSSSSTSSSFFRGDMGSVQLGPKLSLSTTTQRRLPLTIQNAHKKGAGSTKNGRDSKGQRLGVKIYGDQVAKPGSIFIRQRGTKFHAGKNVGLGKDHTIFSLIDGLVKFEKYGPDRKKVCSEVVEPYSCWLERVGTLC; encoded by the exons ATGGCGGTCGCGTCTATGAGTTTCAACCTAGTCGGAGCATTCAGAGGGATGGCCCTGAGCTCaagctcttcttcttccacgTCCTCCTCTTTCTTCAGAGGTGATATGGGCTCCGTCCAATTGGGCCCAAAGCTATCCTTGTCTACTACTACCCAACGCAGATTGCCATTGACGATTCAAAACGCGCACAAGAAAGGAGCTGGTAGTACCAAGAACGGTCGCGATTCCAAAGGCCAAAGGCTCGGCGTCAAGATTTACGGTGACCAGGTCGCCAAGCCCGGCTCCATCTTCATACGTCAGCGTGGCACCAAG TTCCATGCGGGGAAGAATGTGGGGCTTGGCAAGGACCATACCATTTTCTCTTTGATAGATGGCTTGGTTAAGTTTGAGAAGTATGGACCTGACAGGAAGAAGGTTTGTTCTGAAGTTGTTGAACCTTACAGTTGTTGGCTTGAAAGAGTAGGTACTTTGTGCTAG
- the LOC133707400 gene encoding protein transport protein Sec61 subunit gamma-1-like gives MDAIDSVFEPLREFSKDSVRLVKRCHKPDRKEFTKVAVRTAIGFVVMGFVGFFVKLIFIPINNIIVGAA, from the exons atggacgCCATAGATTCAGTGTTTGAGCCTCTGAGAGAATTCTCCAAGGACAGCGTTCGCCTGGTTAAACGCTGCCACAAACCCGACCGGAAAG AATTCACAAAGGTGGCGGTACGTACGGCCATCGGGTTCGTGGTGATGGGATTCGTTGGCTTCTTTGTGAAGCTCATCTTCATTCCGATCAACAACATCATCGTCGGAGCTGCTTAG
- the LOC133707405 gene encoding uncharacterized protein LOC133707405 encodes MAMELELGFPYWKALRRKFGPESPFFASGNLERELLVKQLALDLTEDEKRELRNFVDEEGRGVFCPIVGCGARLTCLEDFEDHYNARHTASCSVCSRVYPTSRLLSIHVSEAHSSFFQAKVARGDSMYECLVEGCDLKLKTYKSRQQHLVDKHKFPTSFEFFKKAPPSKKQRQKKQRKQAYVKRADASDMEVENEVIDDIDHSRKQKKKNQQKQANLKKPDVSNMDVGNEDINNLVTAVSKLSTSDSSPASISFGRRPTRGLTFVPRAVQREKKPDST; translated from the exons ATGGCGATGGAATTAGAGTTAGGGTTTCCGTACTGGAAAGCCCTCCGTCGAAAGTTTGGTCCTGAATCTCCCTTCTTTGCATCTGGCAACCTCGAAAGGGAATTGCTCGTCAAacag CTTGCACTGGATTTGACTGAAGATGAAAAGCGTGAGCTTCGGAATTTCGTGGATGAGGAAGGCAG GGGTGTTTTCTGTCCCATTGTTGGTTGTGGAGCTAGATTGACTTGCTTGGAGGACTTTGAGGATCATTACAATGCTCGTCACACTGCATCTTGCTCTGTGTGCTCTAGAGTCTATCCAACGTCTCGGCTGCTCAGCATTCatgtatctgaagctcacagtTCTTTCTTTCAGGCCAAAGTCGCACGTGGTGATTCCATG TATGAATGCCTTGTAGAAGGCTGTGATTTGAAATTGAAGACCTATAAAAGCCGGCAACAACATCTGGTGGATAAGCATAAGTTCCCCACTTCATTTGAGTTTTTCAAGAAGGCTCCTCCCTCCAAAAAACAGAGGcagaagaaacaaagaaagcaagCTTATGTTAAGAGGGCAGATGCATCTGATATGGAAGTGGAAAATGAAGTCATTGATGACATTGATCATTcaagaaaacagaagaagaagaatcagcaGAAGCAAGCTAATCTCAAGAAGCCTGATGTATCTAATATGGATGTGGGAAATGAAGATAtcaataatcttgttactgctGTCTCCAAGTTAAGCACATCAGACTCCAGTCCCGCATCCATCAGCTTTGGTCGTCGACCCACTCGTGGCCTGACGTTTGTCCCACGAGCTGTTCAACGTGAGAAAAAACCAGACTCCACATAA
- the LOC133707414 gene encoding peroxidase 55-like — translation MEVWRGLLLIVVTVMMMIDMQGRGSEAQLVENFYSSSCPNVESIVKQAVSTKFSQTFTTIPATLRLFFHDCFVEGCDASVMISSPNGDAEKDSSDNLSLAGDGFDTVIKAKQAVEAQCPAVVSCADILALATRDVVVLGGGPDFNVELGRRDGLVSKASRVAGNLPEPSFDLKQLNTMFDKHNLTQTDVIALSGAHTLGFSHCNRFANRLYSFSSSSAVDPSLDSDYAKQLMSACPQDVDPSIAIDMDPQTPRTFDNAYYQNLVAGKGLFTSDEVLFSNSASQSTVVDFANSPGEFSGAFITAMRKLGRVDVKTGSQGEIRTDCTAFNS, via the exons ATGGAGGTGTGGAGAGGGTTACTGTTAATAGTGGTTacggtgatgatgatgattgatATGCAGGGAAGAGGATCAGAAGCACAATTAGTTGAAAATTTTTACAGCTCTAGTTGTCCAAACGTTGAATCCATAGTGAAGCAGGCAGTTTCTACAAAATTCAGCCAAACCTTCACGACAATTCCGGCTACTCTACGACTCTTTTTTCATGACTGCTTTGTGGAG GGATGCGATGCCTCGGTCATGATATCCTCACCAAATGGGGACGCAGAGAAGGACTCGTCGGATAATCTTTCATTGGCCGGAGATGGGTTTGACACCGTCATCAAGGCTAAGCAAGCCGTTGAAGCGCAATGTCCCGCCGTCGTTTCTTGTGCTGACATTTTGGCTCTTGCTACCCGCGATGTTGTAGTTCTT GGAGGAGGTCCGGACTTCAACGTAGAATTGGGACGTCGAGATGGACTAGTCTCCAAAGCCTCACGGGTCGCCGGAAACTTGCCGGAACCATCATTTGATCTTAAACAACTCAACACTATGTTTGACAAACACAACCTAACCCAAACTGACGTCATTGCATTATCTGGAGCACATACTCTAGGGTTTTCACACTGCAACCGCTTCGCCAACCGCTTGTACTCATTCTCATCATCCTCCGCCGTTGACCCGTCGTTGGATTCCGACTACGCCAAGCAGCTGATGTCAGCCTGTCCTCAGGATGTGGACCCCAGCATAGCCATCGACATGGACCCTCAAACCCCACGAACGTTTGACAACGCGTATTACCAGAACTTGGTTGCCGGAAAGGGCTTGTTCACCTCGGACGAGGTTCTTTTCTCCAACTCGGCGTCTCAGTCTACTGTCGTGGACTTTGCTAACAGCCCCGGTGAGTTTAGTGGAgccttcatcactgccatgagGAAGCTCGGTAGGGTCGACGTTAAGACTGGTAGTCAAGGGGAGATTAGGACGGATTGCACCGCCTTCAATTCATGA